One window of Fibrobacter sp. UWP2 genomic DNA carries:
- a CDS encoding fibro-slime domain-containing protein, whose protein sequence is MNRCGWYYYVFFGEKATNDVLFLRSDAITADEGLGLNGLQETGKPTLIPLRFLFELNDNIFFVSDANYIPDNNTQGIYTTDPMVEGVCSYVLSAVIYDTDAMLHPSFSCAVYPSMEGCQNGALGLSSNVAQDYVKNCIGVTTGIVKDTLGADKKPHLSGSANAKKCFPSDEIFNMLFNQTNGVNEMSCYDLPLTKTEKNRWMFNSDYFQGEGTPIVGGFYPLELTTDETILLASSSQTPVPYARFKRTAEGPVYMHPYLRAVDPEIEEDFPRQDLLCNGPGWSGGMNCEGLYADGDDLNTILHLPMSESFNKAWCWGSYCADSRPAGWPLIVEGTETLAGAGANASIRWVSKENASGTGGRNQHFCFESHSRFVYQPGQIFSIRGDDDIWVFVDNQLAVDLGGTHLAAPGFVKLDSFKGKSGKLVPGQSYDFDLFFCDRRTTMSNVKVETNVHFTQPKPELKVVKSENGDSYSVCSIQYKDPGCASRLSADPEMDTVCTVEPLKMELEYSLLGEDGKVIENQLELGLVHYGCIDLTNSSNPVIYSEKCTLDVGRYALQVKLGDKTHKISFVVNGGLGIATRDAITPEGTKYQFVSRALEGEAVPLYISSYVDPCADASVCDSALKMDLTNAAGLSYALVLPAKIRAVATSETGGLVNVSSGVTRTVGPAGVDTVFVVLDALDKGDSVQKFDIALVGSSQKVTVSFFKTEEVLIEDEEKEKEEAQKADSTGTSSDSKGSSDSKGSGDSKGSSDSKNVDDDSDDEADFAEPTFRIKLVAPFTFAIVFEESSDKPKTKKFAVMDLMGTVVKQGTVNSAETKVTLPHAGTYIVRVGRGKQLVTFK, encoded by the coding sequence ATGAACCGTTGCGGTTGGTACTATTACGTGTTTTTCGGTGAAAAGGCGACGAATGACGTTCTCTTTTTGCGTAGCGATGCTATTACTGCGGATGAAGGTCTTGGCTTGAATGGTTTACAAGAGACCGGGAAGCCCACTCTTATACCCTTGAGATTTCTGTTTGAATTGAATGATAATATTTTCTTTGTTTCCGATGCCAACTACATTCCGGACAACAATACTCAAGGGATTTATACTACGGATCCTATGGTGGAGGGCGTATGCTCGTATGTGCTTTCGGCGGTAATCTACGATACCGACGCCATGCTGCATCCGTCATTCTCTTGTGCTGTTTATCCTTCTATGGAAGGCTGCCAAAACGGGGCGCTGGGACTGAGTTCCAATGTCGCTCAGGATTATGTAAAAAACTGTATTGGCGTTACGACGGGGATTGTGAAGGATACATTGGGTGCCGATAAAAAGCCCCACTTGTCCGGTTCCGCCAATGCCAAAAAGTGCTTCCCCAGTGACGAAATCTTTAACATGCTTTTCAATCAAACGAATGGCGTGAACGAAATGTCGTGTTACGACTTGCCTTTGACAAAAACAGAAAAAAACCGGTGGATGTTTAACTCGGATTATTTCCAGGGGGAGGGAACTCCGATTGTCGGAGGTTTTTACCCTCTGGAACTTACAACGGATGAAACGATTTTGTTGGCTTCCAGCTCGCAGACTCCTGTTCCGTATGCAAGATTCAAGCGTACCGCCGAAGGCCCCGTATACATGCACCCCTACCTGAGGGCCGTTGATCCTGAAATTGAAGAAGACTTCCCTCGCCAAGATCTTTTGTGCAATGGCCCGGGATGGTCCGGTGGCATGAATTGCGAAGGACTGTATGCTGACGGAGATGATTTGAATACGATTCTGCACTTGCCTATGTCGGAAAGTTTTAACAAAGCATGGTGCTGGGGCTCGTATTGTGCAGATTCCCGACCCGCAGGTTGGCCTTTGATAGTAGAAGGTACAGAAACATTGGCGGGGGCGGGGGCTAATGCAAGTATCCGCTGGGTTTCAAAAGAAAATGCGTCGGGAACGGGTGGCCGTAACCAGCATTTCTGCTTTGAATCCCATTCCAGGTTCGTATACCAGCCTGGCCAGATCTTTAGCATCCGCGGTGATGACGATATTTGGGTATTTGTCGACAATCAGCTGGCGGTGGATCTTGGCGGTACGCATTTGGCTGCTCCGGGCTTTGTAAAACTGGACTCTTTTAAGGGGAAAAGTGGAAAGCTTGTGCCGGGGCAATCTTATGACTTTGACTTGTTCTTCTGCGATCGCCGTACGACTATGAGTAATGTCAAGGTCGAAACAAATGTCCACTTTACTCAGCCTAAGCCGGAACTGAAGGTGGTTAAGAGTGAGAATGGGGATTCGTATTCCGTATGCTCGATTCAGTATAAGGACCCGGGATGCGCGAGTCGCTTGAGTGCTGATCCAGAAATGGATACAGTTTGCACTGTGGAGCCATTAAAAATGGAGCTCGAGTACTCCTTGCTCGGAGAAGACGGAAAAGTTATAGAGAATCAACTGGAATTAGGCCTTGTGCATTATGGCTGCATCGACCTCACTAATTCTTCAAATCCTGTGATTTATAGCGAAAAGTGTACACTTGATGTGGGGCGTTACGCCTTGCAAGTGAAACTAGGTGATAAAACGCATAAAATATCCTTTGTAGTCAACGGTGGGCTCGGCATTGCGACTAGAGACGCGATAACTCCCGAGGGAACCAAATACCAGTTTGTATCTAGGGCGCTTGAGGGCGAGGCTGTCCCGCTGTATATATCTTCGTATGTAGATCCGTGTGCAGACGCATCTGTTTGCGATAGTGCGTTAAAAATGGATTTGACAAACGCCGCAGGCCTTAGCTACGCGTTGGTGTTGCCGGCAAAGATTCGTGCTGTCGCTACTTCTGAAACGGGCGGCCTTGTGAACGTTTCTTCTGGTGTAACAAGAACCGTGGGGCCTGCGGGTGTAGATACGGTATTTGTTGTTTTGGACGCTCTGGACAAAGGCGACTCTGTACAAAAATTTGACATCGCCCTCGTTGGTTCTAGTCAAAAAGTCACCGTGTCCTTCTTCAAGACGGAAGAAGTCCTTATTGAAGATGAAGAGAAGGAAAAAGAAGAAGCTCAGAAAGCGGATTCTACGGGAACGTCCAGCGATAGCAAAGGCTCTAGCGACAGCAAGGGTTCTGGGGACAGTAAGGGCTCCAGCGATAGTAAGAATGTGGATGACGATTCCGATGACGAAGCCGATTTCGCGGAACCCACCTTCAGAATCAAGCTGGTGGCTCCGTTCACCTTCGCGATTGTCTTTGAAGAGAGCTCCGACAAACCCAAGACCAAGAAATTCGCGGTCATGGACTTGATGGGGACCGTTGTCAAGCAGGGAACAGTGAACTCCGCCGAGACCAAGGTGACTTTGCCGCATGCGGGCACGTACATTGTGCGCGTGGGCCGCGGCAAGCAGCTGGTGACGTTCAAGTAA
- a CDS encoding 2Fe-2S iron-sulfur cluster-binding protein: MSNYYNMPKLPTENSPKVEIFVDDKPVMVPGDTNLLEALKAVGIETPHVCYHPYLPVSGNCRQCLVEQEGPRGRMLVIACYTPVAPGMKIYTPASSARVKNARKATQEFMLVNHPLDCPICDKAGECTLQENYMEAGQNESRMRPEYGKNYHGNPEHQFIDAKGQVRGGKHVDIGPRILLDEERCVQCDRCVRFMRSIAKDEQLQLAGRADHTYITTFPGEKLDHEYDLCVTDVCPTGAMTAKYFRFQKRVWLLSHTPTISMDDSLGANIWLDHADGRIYRVMPRCNPEVNRSWLSNTSRLAFQGFNKNRLPSMNISNYTFGNGKIALVAGGSCTIEDLAALRVLKESLGDRAELFGGSLLKVGNPDGIAKSGDPVANRAGMKLLGFADVADFVKRIGEFETLLTLNADLYGEDPSVEKTLDKLNCRIALSAFDDATAKKATLALGVKHWSEVQGTMVNCLNILQKLNPCPVCPDENIPAAYEVVSALAGQKFESAAAAFKKAGEFAPVLAGLTYDAIKSTGKLLEGGNA; encoded by the coding sequence ATGAGTAACTACTACAACATGCCGAAACTCCCGACCGAGAATAGCCCGAAGGTGGAAATCTTCGTGGACGACAAGCCGGTGATGGTTCCTGGCGATACGAACCTCCTCGAAGCCCTCAAGGCTGTCGGGATTGAAACTCCCCACGTATGTTACCATCCTTACCTTCCGGTATCGGGTAACTGCCGCCAGTGTCTGGTGGAGCAGGAAGGCCCGCGTGGTCGCATGCTCGTGATTGCATGCTATACGCCGGTCGCTCCGGGAATGAAAATCTACACGCCCGCCTCTAGCGCCCGCGTGAAGAACGCCCGCAAGGCGACGCAGGAGTTTATGCTGGTGAACCACCCGCTCGATTGCCCGATTTGCGACAAGGCCGGTGAATGCACCCTGCAAGAAAACTACATGGAAGCGGGTCAGAACGAATCCCGCATGCGCCCCGAATATGGCAAGAACTACCACGGCAATCCCGAGCACCAGTTCATTGATGCGAAGGGCCAGGTGCGTGGCGGAAAGCACGTCGACATTGGTCCGCGCATTTTGCTTGACGAAGAACGCTGCGTGCAGTGCGACCGCTGCGTGCGCTTTATGCGAAGCATTGCGAAGGACGAACAGCTGCAGCTCGCCGGCCGTGCCGACCACACTTATATTACCACGTTCCCGGGCGAAAAGCTGGACCACGAGTACGACTTGTGCGTGACGGATGTGTGTCCCACGGGCGCCATGACCGCCAAGTACTTCCGCTTCCAGAAGCGCGTATGGCTTTTGAGCCACACGCCGACCATCTCGATGGACGATTCCCTGGGCGCAAACATTTGGTTGGACCATGCCGACGGCCGCATCTACCGTGTGATGCCGCGCTGCAACCCCGAAGTGAACCGCAGCTGGCTCTCCAATACGAGCCGTCTCGCTTTCCAGGGCTTTAACAAGAACCGCTTGCCTTCGATGAACATCTCGAACTACACCTTCGGCAATGGGAAAATCGCCCTGGTTGCCGGCGGCTCCTGCACCATTGAAGACCTTGCCGCTCTCCGCGTCCTCAAGGAATCCCTCGGTGACCGTGCGGAACTCTTTGGTGGAAGTCTCCTCAAGGTCGGTAATCCCGACGGCATCGCCAAGAGCGGTGACCCGGTGGCGAACCGTGCCGGCATGAAACTCTTGGGCTTTGCCGACGTGGCCGACTTTGTGAAGCGCATTGGCGAGTTCGAAACGCTTTTGACGCTCAATGCCGATCTCTATGGCGAAGATCCCTCTGTCGAGAAGACGCTCGATAAGCTCAACTGCCGCATCGCCCTCTCTGCCTTCGACGATGCCACCGCCAAAAAGGCGACGCTCGCCCTTGGTGTGAAGCACTGGAGCGAAGTGCAGGGCACCATGGTGAACTGCCTCAACATTCTGCAAAAGTTGAACCCCTGCCCGGTCTGCCCCGACGAAAACATCCCGGCTGCCTACGAAGTGGTTTCGGCGCTCGCCGGCCAAAAGTTCGAAAGCGCCGCCGCCGCGTTCAAAAAGGCGGGCGAGTTCGCTCCGGTCCTTGCCGGTTTGACTTACGACGCCATCAAGAGCACAGGCAAGCTCCTTGAAGGAGGTAACGCATAA
- the nuoF gene encoding NADH-quinone oxidoreductase subunit NuoF: protein MAEVVKVCTQNFGKGAQDIEVYKKLGGYANISERLFEMSQFELIDYVQRSNLRGRGGAGFPTGMKWSFVPRNSGKPVYIVVNADEGEGGTFKDHFLMMEDPHRLIEGLIIAAWALGSRAAYIYVRGEFLPCIESLNKALNQAYAAGYLGENICGTKFSFDIFVHRGAGAYICGEETALINSLEGQKGQPRLKPPFPAVSGAWKSPTCVNNVETIMSLPWILQHDPSEYAKMGTPRAGGTKVFCISGDVKNPGVYEAPLGTPMMTMINDYAGGVVGGKLKAVLPGGSSCAPLTAEEAAVATMDYECLASMKTMFGSGAMIIINDTHNMVDLLNCLGNFYSHESCGQCTPCREGTGLLHRILNQIVAGNGHDGDVELMQSLCGGFGGVTICPLSISLGGPVGAYSAKFRSDFDEYIAKNPDHAKPRIQETYRPGIFW from the coding sequence ATGGCTGAAGTAGTAAAAGTTTGTACGCAGAACTTTGGCAAGGGCGCCCAGGACATTGAAGTCTACAAGAAGCTGGGCGGCTATGCGAATATTTCCGAACGCCTGTTCGAGATGAGCCAGTTCGAGCTCATCGACTACGTGCAGCGTTCTAACCTCCGTGGCCGCGGCGGTGCAGGCTTCCCCACGGGCATGAAGTGGAGCTTCGTGCCCCGCAATTCCGGCAAGCCCGTCTACATCGTGGTGAACGCGGACGAAGGCGAAGGTGGTACGTTCAAGGACCACTTCCTCATGATGGAAGATCCACACCGCCTTATCGAAGGCTTGATTATCGCCGCGTGGGCGCTCGGTTCCCGTGCTGCCTACATTTACGTGCGCGGCGAATTCCTCCCGTGCATCGAGAGCTTGAACAAGGCGCTCAACCAGGCTTATGCTGCGGGCTACCTCGGCGAGAACATTTGTGGGACCAAGTTCAGTTTCGACATCTTTGTGCATCGCGGTGCCGGTGCCTACATTTGCGGTGAAGAAACGGCCTTGATCAACTCCCTCGAAGGCCAGAAGGGACAGCCGCGACTCAAACCGCCTTTCCCGGCGGTCTCCGGTGCGTGGAAGTCCCCGACCTGCGTGAACAACGTGGAGACCATCATGAGCCTCCCGTGGATTTTGCAACACGACCCGAGCGAATACGCCAAGATGGGTACGCCCCGTGCCGGTGGCACGAAGGTGTTCTGCATCAGTGGCGACGTGAAGAATCCGGGCGTGTACGAGGCTCCTCTCGGCACTCCGATGATGACAATGATCAACGACTACGCCGGTGGTGTCGTGGGCGGCAAGCTCAAGGCCGTGTTGCCGGGCGGATCCTCTTGCGCTCCGCTGACTGCGGAAGAAGCGGCTGTCGCCACCATGGACTACGAATGCCTCGCCTCCATGAAGACGATGTTCGGTTCGGGCGCCATGATCATTATCAACGATACGCACAACATGGTGGACCTGCTCAACTGCCTTGGCAACTTCTACAGCCACGAATCCTGCGGCCAGTGCACTCCGTGCCGCGAGGGGACTGGCCTGTTGCACCGCATTTTGAACCAGATCGTGGCCGGCAACGGGCACGACGGCGATGTGGAATTGATGCAGAGCCTCTGCGGTGGTTTCGGTGGCGTCACCATTTGCCCGCTCTCTATTTCACTGGGCGGGCCGGTGGGCGCCTACAGCGCGAAGTTCCGTAGCGACTTCGACGAGTATATTGCAAAGAACCCGGATCACGCCAAGCCGCGTATCCAAGAAACCTATCGTCCTGGAATTTTCTGGTAA
- a CDS encoding MATE family efflux transporter — protein sequence MSEALKNSRINSMGTSSIGRLILQFSVPAIISMLVEALYNIVDRYFVGQGVGYLGIGGITICFPIVLFISAMSMIIGVGSNTLFAIRLGEKKYEQASIIMNHGFMLLVIMAVAAFVLGESFMSPILRLLGASDELMPYASSYMRIVLCGVLFQTITPGMNHFIRSMGHPKTAMFRVMIGAGTNVILDWLFIMVFKWGIQGAAWATVLSQLVGSIFVMQFFLKKSTPIKFRTRYMKLKFVYVRKIFILGLPPSVMQISASLMNAILAKSLTTYGSTYTFKGGLVGGDMAISAFGILNSIATVVLFPVLGFVHGMQPIIGYNYGARLFNRVRETMKIALLYSTSFVLTAYAILQWNCEFFIAPFAAGDERLLEIAAWGLRIFMGAMFMIPLGMTAGSFFQGTGKAGRSLFLNACRQIILFIPFLLIMPHFFGLKGVFIAQPIADTGAAILGLTLMKLEMRKMPLT from the coding sequence ATGAGCGAAGCGCTAAAGAATTCCAGAATCAACTCCATGGGCACTTCGAGCATCGGCAGGCTCATTTTGCAGTTCTCGGTGCCCGCCATCATCAGCATGCTCGTCGAGGCCCTCTATAATATAGTGGACCGCTATTTTGTGGGCCAGGGGGTCGGCTACCTCGGCATCGGCGGCATCACCATCTGCTTCCCCATCGTGCTGTTCATCTCGGCCATGTCCATGATCATTGGCGTCGGGAGCAACACGCTCTTTGCCATCCGCCTCGGCGAAAAAAAGTACGAGCAGGCATCCATCATCATGAACCACGGCTTTATGCTGCTCGTCATCATGGCCGTCGCGGCCTTTGTGCTCGGCGAGTCGTTCATGTCCCCCATTTTGAGGCTCCTCGGGGCAAGTGACGAGCTCATGCCCTACGCCAGCTCCTACATGCGCATTGTTCTTTGCGGGGTGCTGTTCCAAACGATCACCCCCGGCATGAACCACTTCATCCGTAGCATGGGGCACCCCAAAACAGCCATGTTCCGCGTGATGATTGGCGCTGGGACCAACGTGATTCTGGACTGGCTCTTTATCATGGTGTTCAAGTGGGGCATCCAGGGCGCCGCCTGGGCGACCGTGCTCTCGCAGCTCGTGGGGAGCATTTTCGTGATGCAGTTCTTCCTCAAAAAGAGCACCCCCATCAAGTTCCGCACCCGCTACATGAAACTCAAGTTCGTGTACGTGCGCAAGATTTTCATTTTGGGACTCCCTCCCTCCGTGATGCAAATCTCGGCGAGCCTCATGAACGCGATCCTCGCCAAGAGCCTCACCACCTACGGGAGCACCTACACATTCAAAGGCGGCCTCGTGGGCGGCGACATGGCGATTTCGGCGTTCGGCATCTTGAACAGTATCGCCACGGTGGTCTTGTTCCCGGTGCTCGGCTTTGTGCACGGCATGCAGCCCATCATTGGCTACAACTACGGCGCCAGGCTATTCAACCGCGTGCGGGAGACCATGAAGATTGCACTTCTGTACTCCACGAGCTTTGTACTCACCGCGTATGCTATTTTGCAGTGGAACTGCGAGTTCTTTATCGCCCCATTCGCCGCAGGCGACGAGCGCCTACTGGAGATTGCCGCCTGGGGGCTCCGCATCTTCATGGGCGCCATGTTCATGATCCCCCTCGGCATGACGGCAGGAAGCTTTTTCCAAGGGACAGGAAAGGCAGGTCGTTCACTATTCCTGAACGCCTGCCGTCAAATCATCCTGTTTATACCGTTCCTCTTGATTATGCCGCATTTCTTTGGCCTCAAGGGAGTGTTTATCGCGCAGCCCATCGCCGATACCGGCGCCGCCATTCTCGGCCTCACCTTGATGAAGCTCGAGATGCGCAAGATGCCGCTTACTTGA
- a CDS encoding NADH-quinone oxidoreductase subunit C codes for MKTVEEIFAVLEEKFGVKRESLDKWGVTAVVSANYLHNVVQYLRDESDPKFEMLVDIAGIDYLTYPNHEGPRFAVAYALKSMSQPGLRIRLKVLVSEGNLKVPTISDLYANANWYERETWDQFGIVFEGHPDLRRLLNHVEFVGHPLRKDYPAQKRQWLSTNDFLLPELEKRLETLGYKVVKRSKEVEPNPDEFLEGSVQA; via the coding sequence ATGAAGACCGTTGAAGAAATCTTCGCTGTCCTGGAAGAAAAGTTCGGCGTCAAGCGCGAATCGCTCGACAAATGGGGCGTGACGGCGGTAGTTTCTGCAAATTACCTCCACAACGTGGTGCAGTATTTACGTGACGAGTCCGACCCCAAGTTCGAGATGCTCGTGGACATCGCCGGTATCGACTACCTGACGTACCCCAATCACGAGGGACCTCGCTTTGCGGTCGCCTACGCCCTCAAGAGCATGTCCCAGCCGGGGCTTCGCATCCGTCTCAAGGTGCTGGTCTCCGAGGGCAACCTGAAGGTCCCGACCATTAGTGACCTTTATGCGAACGCCAACTGGTATGAGCGCGAGACCTGGGACCAGTTCGGCATTGTGTTCGAAGGCCACCCGGACCTCCGCCGCTTGTTGAACCACGTGGAGTTCGTGGGCCACCCGCTGCGCAAGGACTATCCCGCCCAAAAGCGCCAGTGGCTCTCGACAAACGACTTTTTGCTCCCGGAACTGGAAAAGCGCCTCGAGACCTTGGGTTACAAGGTGGTCAAGCGCTCCAAGGAAGTGGAACCCAATCCCGATGAATTTTTGGAAGGGAGTGTGCAGGCATGA
- a CDS encoding NADH-quinone oxidoreductase subunit D gives MIVLDKNGEKLNLMPLNVGPSHPATHGCLRFMAAMDGETIVASVEEIGYLHRGFEKMVERGTWQQVVPYTDRLNYCSAIMNNIAYCRTVEKMFGVDIPDRCKVLRVIVNELSRINDHFVCVAAAFQDLGGTTPFMYAFNPREEIMCIWEKLTGARLTNSFARIGGLYRDSYEGFEQDVLAALDSTEKALKDLHACLDRNRIFLDRTVGIGKISAEKAISYGWTGPCLRACGVASDLRKDEPYYDYETYDWEVVVGTQGDCNDRLQVRLAEIEESVKIVRQALKRLTPGPVDIVDPRIRVPAHKLAYQDMEGLIGRFKSVYEGVRVPEGEFYCGSECANGELGFTIISDGSGHPYRIKVRPPCLTQFAAFHELVEGGQLADSMAVLSGLNIIAGELDR, from the coding sequence ATGATAGTACTGGACAAAAATGGTGAAAAACTGAATTTGATGCCCTTGAACGTGGGGCCTTCCCATCCGGCGACTCACGGCTGCTTGCGTTTTATGGCGGCTATGGACGGTGAAACCATCGTCGCGAGCGTTGAGGAAATCGGCTACCTGCACCGCGGGTTCGAAAAGATGGTGGAACGCGGCACCTGGCAGCAGGTGGTGCCCTACACGGACCGCCTCAACTATTGCTCGGCCATCATGAACAACATTGCCTACTGCCGCACGGTCGAAAAGATGTTCGGCGTGGATATCCCGGACCGCTGCAAGGTTCTCCGCGTGATTGTGAACGAGCTCAGCCGCATTAACGACCACTTTGTGTGCGTCGCCGCGGCGTTCCAGGACTTGGGCGGCACGACTCCGTTCATGTACGCATTCAACCCGCGCGAAGAAATCATGTGCATTTGGGAAAAGCTCACGGGCGCACGCCTTACGAACAGCTTTGCCCGTATTGGCGGCCTCTACCGCGACAGCTACGAAGGCTTTGAGCAGGATGTGCTCGCTGCCCTCGACTCGACCGAGAAGGCGCTCAAGGACTTGCACGCCTGCTTGGATAGGAACCGCATCTTCCTCGACCGTACCGTGGGCATCGGCAAGATCTCTGCCGAGAAGGCCATCAGCTACGGCTGGACGGGCCCGTGCCTGCGCGCCTGCGGTGTGGCGAGCGACCTGCGCAAGGACGAACCCTATTACGATTATGAGACCTACGACTGGGAAGTCGTGGTCGGCACCCAGGGCGACTGCAACGACCGCCTGCAGGTGCGCCTCGCCGAAATCGAAGAATCTGTGAAGATTGTGCGCCAGGCGCTCAAACGCCTCACTCCGGGCCCGGTCGATATCGTGGACCCGCGTATCCGCGTGCCGGCGCACAAGCTCGCCTATCAGGACATGGAGGGCCTCATTGGCCGCTTCAAGAGTGTGTACGAGGGCGTGCGTGTTCCCGAAGGTGAGTTCTATTGCGGCAGCGAGTGCGCCAACGGCGAACTCGGCTTTACCATCATTAGTGACGGCAGTGGCCACCCGTACCGCATCAAGGTGCGCCCGCCCTGCCTTACACAGTTTGCCGCGTTCCACGAACTGGTGGAAGGAGGCCAGCTGGCCGACTCGATGGCCGTACTTTCTGGCCTGAACATCATTGCTGGAGAACTTGACCGATGA
- a CDS encoding NAD(P)H-dependent oxidoreductase subunit E encodes MREHITGAVQFVSNNRLKFDRPEQPISAPADAADTFGHVHKAVPQPPTKEVLEKLNTPEIKERCADLLSRYPEGQGALLEVLWLVQGVFGWVPREGIRWAAGVCGCAPAHALGVATFYTMYNHAPKGKFLLQFCRNISCTIKGAPSLISYVENALNIKTGETTPDGLFTILQVECLGSCGNGPMMLVNDDFATDVENDQLVMKPGTTLTQESITRILKWCYAHENNMPKHDVLGGVVKGHCGHPGAPGATAKPQVADYAPPSPVLNVKAEADEAGASLTWKGAPEFTKLVVEKKNGSKWEVVGEPGVKDKVFVDVAGKVGDVYRMIATSGERTAKPSKEAEATQKPAPVEEAK; translated from the coding sequence ATGAGAGAACATATTACTGGTGCAGTTCAATTTGTATCGAACAATCGTTTGAAGTTCGACCGTCCGGAACAGCCAATCTCGGCTCCGGCCGACGCCGCCGATACCTTTGGCCATGTGCACAAGGCCGTGCCGCAGCCGCCTACAAAGGAAGTGCTCGAAAAGCTCAATACTCCCGAAATCAAGGAACGCTGTGCCGACTTGCTCAGCCGTTACCCGGAAGGGCAAGGGGCTCTGCTCGAAGTGCTTTGGCTGGTGCAGGGCGTGTTCGGCTGGGTCCCGCGCGAGGGCATTCGTTGGGCTGCCGGCGTTTGCGGTTGCGCTCCCGCCCATGCCTTGGGCGTTGCCACCTTCTATACCATGTACAACCACGCTCCCAAGGGCAAGTTCCTGTTGCAGTTCTGCCGCAACATCAGCTGCACCATCAAGGGAGCTCCGAGCCTGATCTCGTATGTGGAAAATGCCCTCAACATCAAGACCGGCGAGACGACCCCCGACGGCTTGTTCACTATTCTCCAGGTGGAATGCCTGGGCTCTTGCGGCAATGGTCCCATGATGCTGGTGAACGACGACTTTGCGACCGACGTCGAGAACGACCAGTTGGTGATGAAGCCGGGGACGACTCTTACTCAAGAAAGTATCACCCGTATTTTGAAGTGGTGCTATGCCCACGAGAACAACATGCCCAAGCACGATGTGCTGGGCGGTGTGGTGAAGGGGCATTGCGGTCACCCGGGCGCCCCCGGTGCGACAGCGAAGCCGCAGGTCGCCGACTATGCGCCTCCTTCTCCTGTTTTGAATGTAAAGGCCGAAGCCGACGAAGCGGGTGCTTCGCTTACGTGGAAGGGCGCTCCTGAATTCACCAAGCTTGTTGTCGAAAAGAAGAACGGCAGCAAGTGGGAAGTGGTGGGCGAGCCCGGCGTTAAGGACAAGGTCTTTGTGGATGTCGCCGGCAAGGTCGGCGACGTGTACCGCATGATCGCCACCTCTGGTGAACGTACGGCAAAACCTTCCAAGGAAGCGGAGGCTACCCAGAAGCCCGCTCCGGTAGAGGAGGCTAAGTAA